From a single Poecilia reticulata strain Guanapo linkage group LG2, Guppy_female_1.0+MT, whole genome shotgun sequence genomic region:
- the LOC103478784 gene encoding CD209 antigen-like protein E, whose protein sequence is MTKERDQLNANLLEMSNEVTRLQSLLKKKRTCPADWSMFSGSCYLLSTKSGTWDEGRKDCKDKGGDLVVIDDDEEQKFVFTLTRWSTWIGLTDRETEGSWKWVDGTPLSSE, encoded by the exons ATGACTAAAGAAAGAGACCAGTTGAATGCAAACCTCTTGGAAATGTCTAATGAAGTGACCAGGCTTCAGAGTTTGTTGAAGAAAA agagaaCCTGTCCTGCAGACTGGAGCATGTTCAGCGGTTCTTGTTATCTCCTCTCTACAAAGTCTGGCACTTGGGATGAAGGCAGAAAGGACTGCAAGGACAAAGGGGGAGATTTGGTGGTGATAGACGACGATGAAGAACAG aaatttgtttttaccctTACTCGGTGGTCAACATGGATTGGTTTGACTGATCGAGAAACGGAGGGATCCTGGAAGTGGGTTGATGGYACTCCTCTGAGTTCTGAgtaa